A window of the Bradyrhizobium diazoefficiens genome harbors these coding sequences:
- a CDS encoding metallophosphoesterase family protein: MSGHDHGDDGVNRRKVLECMTWAGTGVLWTITGGVPRSLGIIDSAKAATAATPGMTFLQISDSHVGFDKPANPNALGTLEEAVNKINAMPVKPSFMIHTGDITHLSKASEFDNADRIISQSKLDVHYVPGEHDFLDEEVKFYRERYGRGTKGAGWYSFDAGGVHFVGLVNVVDLKGGGLGNLGAEQLAWLEDDLRGKSKSTPVVLFAHIPLWTVYPQWGWGTEDGGRALEYVKGFGSVTVLNGHIHQVMQKVEGNVTFHTARSTAFPQPAPGAAASPGPMKVEDAKLRSMLGVASINFKQNEQRLAIIDTPLQG, translated from the coding sequence ATGAGCGGACACGATCACGGGGACGACGGCGTCAACCGCCGCAAGGTGCTGGAATGCATGACATGGGCCGGCACCGGGGTGCTCTGGACCATCACGGGCGGCGTGCCGCGCTCGCTCGGCATCATCGATTCCGCGAAGGCAGCGACCGCCGCGACGCCCGGCATGACCTTCCTCCAGATCAGCGACAGCCATGTCGGCTTCGACAAGCCAGCCAACCCCAATGCGCTGGGCACGCTGGAGGAAGCCGTCAACAAGATCAATGCGATGCCGGTCAAGCCGTCCTTCATGATCCACACCGGCGACATCACCCATCTGTCCAAGGCGTCCGAGTTCGACAACGCAGATCGCATCATCTCGCAGTCCAAGCTGGACGTGCACTACGTGCCCGGCGAGCATGACTTCCTCGACGAAGAGGTGAAGTTCTATCGCGAACGCTACGGCCGCGGCACCAAGGGCGCGGGCTGGTACTCCTTCGACGCCGGCGGCGTGCACTTCGTCGGCCTCGTCAACGTCGTCGACCTCAAGGGCGGCGGCCTCGGCAATCTCGGCGCGGAGCAGCTCGCCTGGCTCGAGGACGACCTCCGCGGCAAGTCGAAATCCACCCCGGTCGTGCTGTTCGCCCACATCCCGCTCTGGACCGTCTACCCGCAATGGGGTTGGGGCACCGAGGACGGCGGCCGCGCGCTCGAATACGTCAAGGGTTTCGGCTCCGTCACCGTGCTGAACGGCCACATCCACCAGGTGATGCAGAAGGTCGAGGGCAACGTCACCTTCCACACCGCGCGCTCGACCGCCTTCCCGCAACCGGCGCCGGGCGCCGCGGCCTCGCCCGGACCGATGAAGGTCGAGGACGCCAAGCTCCGTTCGATGCTCGGGGTCGCCAGCATCAACTTCAAGCAGAACGAGCAGCGGCTCGCGATCATCGACACGCCACTACAGGGTTGA
- a CDS encoding M20 aminoacylase family protein: MPIVNRVADLQPDIQAWRRDIHQHPELLYDVHRTAAFVADRLREFGCDEVVTGIGQTGVVGVIKGNKPAGEGLKVIGMRADMDALPVDEQTNLPYASKTPGKMHACGHDGHTAMLLGAARYLAETRNFAGDAVVIFQPAEEGGAGGAAMVKDGMMERFGIEQVYGMHNGPGIPIGSFAIRPGPIMAATDEVDLMIEGLGGHAARPHKCVDSVLVGAQLITALQSIVARSVDPLESAVISICEFHAGNARNVIPQTAVLRGTIRTLTPEVRKLVEKRVREVVAGVAQITGAKIDLHYKRNYPVVNNHAAETEVASRIAKQVAGDANVLEMSPLMGGEDFAYMLEARPGAFIFCGNGDSAGLHHPAYNFNDEAIVFGTSYWVKLVEEQLAAS; encoded by the coding sequence ATGCCCATCGTGAACCGCGTCGCCGACCTTCAACCCGATATCCAGGCCTGGCGGCGGGACATCCACCAGCATCCCGAGCTGCTGTATGACGTTCACCGCACCGCAGCATTCGTCGCGGATCGCCTGCGCGAGTTCGGCTGCGACGAGGTCGTGACCGGCATCGGCCAGACCGGCGTGGTGGGCGTGATCAAGGGCAACAAGCCGGCCGGCGAGGGGCTCAAGGTGATCGGCATGCGCGCCGACATGGACGCGCTGCCTGTCGATGAGCAGACCAACCTGCCTTACGCCTCCAAGACTCCGGGCAAGATGCACGCCTGCGGCCATGACGGCCACACCGCGATGCTGCTCGGCGCCGCACGCTATCTCGCCGAGACCCGCAACTTCGCCGGCGACGCCGTTGTGATCTTCCAGCCGGCCGAAGAAGGCGGCGCCGGCGGCGCGGCCATGGTCAAGGACGGCATGATGGAGCGCTTCGGCATCGAGCAGGTCTACGGCATGCACAACGGCCCCGGCATTCCGATCGGCTCGTTCGCGATCCGGCCCGGCCCGATCATGGCGGCGACCGACGAGGTCGACCTCATGATCGAGGGCCTCGGCGGCCACGCCGCGCGTCCGCACAAATGCGTCGATTCCGTTCTGGTCGGTGCACAGCTGATCACCGCGTTGCAGTCGATCGTCGCGCGCAGCGTCGATCCCTTGGAATCCGCCGTGATCTCGATCTGCGAATTCCACGCCGGCAACGCCCGCAACGTCATCCCGCAAACCGCGGTTCTGCGGGGCACCATCCGCACGCTGACGCCGGAGGTGCGCAAGCTGGTCGAGAAGCGTGTGCGTGAAGTGGTGGCGGGCGTCGCGCAGATCACCGGCGCGAAGATCGATTTGCACTACAAGCGCAACTATCCCGTGGTGAACAACCACGCCGCGGAGACCGAGGTGGCGTCGCGCATTGCCAAGCAGGTCGCGGGCGATGCCAATGTGCTGGAGATGTCGCCGCTGATGGGCGGCGAGGATTTTGCCTACATGCTGGAAGCGCGCCCCGGTGCGTTCATCTTCTGCGGCAACGGTGACAGCGCGGGCCTGCATCACCCCGCCTACAATTTCAACGATGAGGCGATCGTGTTCGGCACGTCGTACTGGGTCAAGCTGGTCGAGGAACAGCTCGCGGCGTCGTAA
- a CDS encoding alpha/beta fold hydrolase: MISHRFSIGPAGAEIAMLQWGESGKPPALLVHGTGFVADVWDEVARDLASTYTVYALDRRGHGASHKPRTYHFADYADDICRVIDALCLRDVYGIGHSAGATDLLLAAKLLPGCFTRLFVMEPTVMNPHAARDPSVGLSEQSLSRVQGALRRQAEFDSHDAAFKRYRAAPAFADWTEASLWAYVRHGFAPLDNGRVRLCCTPEIESAMLRPIYEAMEQVYVGDARGNPFAWFGEIACPVTVTTAETSGPVYKEMASRAMALIPHARALAFEGAGHCVAQEAPALVLRAVREFSA, translated from the coding sequence ATGATCAGTCACCGCTTTTCCATCGGCCCCGCCGGCGCAGAGATCGCCATGTTGCAATGGGGCGAGAGCGGCAAGCCGCCCGCCCTGCTCGTGCACGGCACCGGCTTCGTCGCCGACGTCTGGGACGAGGTCGCGCGCGATCTCGCCTCGACCTACACCGTCTATGCGCTCGATCGCCGCGGCCATGGCGCAAGCCACAAGCCCCGCACCTATCACTTTGCGGACTATGCCGACGACATCTGCCGGGTTATCGACGCGCTGTGCTTGCGCGACGTCTACGGCATCGGTCACAGCGCGGGCGCGACCGATCTGTTGCTGGCAGCGAAGCTGCTCCCGGGATGCTTCACGCGGCTGTTCGTGATGGAGCCGACCGTGATGAACCCGCACGCGGCGCGCGATCCGTCCGTGGGACTGAGCGAACAATCGCTGTCCCGTGTGCAGGGCGCGCTGCGCCGGCAGGCGGAGTTCGACAGTCACGATGCCGCCTTCAAGCGCTACCGTGCCGCGCCCGCTTTTGCGGATTGGACCGAGGCTTCGCTCTGGGCTTATGTGCGGCACGGTTTTGCGCCACTCGACAATGGCCGGGTGCGGCTTTGCTGCACGCCTGAGATCGAGTCGGCGATGCTGCGTCCGATCTACGAAGCAATGGAGCAGGTTTACGTCGGCGACGCGCGTGGCAATCCCTTCGCCTGGTTTGGCGAAATCGCGTGCCCCGTGACGGTGACCACCGCCGAGACCTCGGGGCCGGTCTACAAGGAGATGGCCTCACGGGCCATGGCGCTCATCCCGCACGCCAGGGCCCTCGCCTTCGAAGGCGCCGGCCACTGTGTGGCGCAGGAAGCCCCAGCCCTTGTGCTGCGGGCAGTCCGGGAATTTTCGGCGTAG
- a CDS encoding GMC family oxidoreductase, protein MPRRLEGEFDYIVVGAGTAGCVVANRLSAEPKNRVLILEAGGDDNWIWFHIPVGYLFAIGNPRSDWMFKTEPEPGLNGRALAYPRGKVIGGCSAINAMISMRGQAADYDHWRQLGMTGWGYDDVLPLFRRLEDHFLGASEHHGAGGGWRIEAPRLSWDVLDAVGDAAEEMGIKRIPDFNTGDNEGTSYFHVNQKRGRRWSSARGFLKPALNRPNLRLEKNVLVDRLIIERGRAVGVRFIQNGEIIEARARREVILSAGSIGSVQVLHRSGIGPADWLSPLGIDIVMDKPGVGRNLQDHLQQRAIYRVEGVRTLNETYYNLFRRGLMGLDYAFRRRGPLTMAPSQLGIFTRSDATRARANIQFHVQPLSLDKFGDPLHRFPAITVSACNLQPTSRGTVRLRSATPDEKPIIAPNYLSTDDDRQVGADAIRTTRRLMQQKALAKYRPSEYLPGPTVGDDDASLAKAAGDIGTTIFHPVGTAKMGAANDPMAVVDERLRFYGLSGLRIVDASIMPTITSGNTNTPTAMIAEKGATMILEDAK, encoded by the coding sequence ATGCCGAGGCGGCTCGAAGGTGAGTTTGACTACATTGTCGTGGGCGCCGGCACGGCCGGCTGTGTCGTTGCCAACCGGCTGTCGGCCGAGCCCAAAAACCGCGTCCTCATTCTCGAGGCCGGCGGCGACGACAACTGGATCTGGTTCCACATCCCGGTCGGCTATCTCTTCGCGATCGGCAATCCGCGCTCGGACTGGATGTTCAAGACCGAGCCGGAGCCGGGCCTGAACGGCCGCGCGCTCGCCTATCCCCGCGGCAAGGTGATCGGCGGCTGTTCGGCGATCAACGCCATGATCTCGATGCGCGGCCAGGCCGCCGATTACGATCATTGGCGCCAGCTCGGCATGACCGGCTGGGGCTATGATGACGTGCTGCCGCTGTTCAGGCGGCTGGAGGATCATTTCCTGGGCGCGAGTGAGCATCACGGCGCCGGCGGCGGCTGGCGCATCGAGGCGCCGCGGCTGTCCTGGGACGTTCTCGATGCCGTCGGCGACGCCGCCGAGGAAATGGGCATCAAGCGCATCCCGGATTTCAACACCGGCGACAACGAAGGCACGAGCTACTTTCACGTCAACCAGAAGCGCGGCCGGCGCTGGTCGTCGGCGCGCGGCTTCCTCAAGCCGGCACTGAACCGGCCGAACCTGCGGCTCGAGAAGAACGTTCTGGTCGATCGTCTGATCATCGAGCGGGGCCGCGCCGTCGGTGTGCGCTTCATCCAGAACGGCGAGATCATCGAGGCGCGTGCCAGGCGCGAGGTGATCCTCTCGGCAGGCTCGATCGGCTCGGTGCAGGTGCTGCATCGCTCCGGTATCGGGCCCGCAGACTGGCTGTCGCCGCTCGGCATCGACATCGTGATGGACAAGCCCGGTGTCGGGCGCAACCTGCAGGACCATCTCCAGCAGCGCGCGATCTACAGGGTCGAGGGCGTGCGGACGCTGAATGAAACCTACTACAATCTGTTCCGCCGCGGCCTGATGGGCCTCGACTATGCCTTCCGCCGCCGTGGTCCGCTGACCATGGCGCCGTCGCAGCTCGGTATCTTCACGCGTTCCGATGCGACACGCGCACGCGCCAACATCCAGTTCCACGTGCAGCCGCTGTCGCTCGACAAATTCGGCGATCCCCTGCATCGCTTCCCTGCGATCACCGTGAGCGCCTGCAATCTCCAGCCGACCTCGCGCGGCACAGTGCGGCTGCGCTCGGCGACGCCCGATGAAAAGCCGATCATCGCGCCGAACTATCTGTCGACCGATGACGACCGCCAGGTCGGCGCCGACGCCATCCGCACCACCCGTCGCCTGATGCAGCAGAAGGCGCTCGCCAAATATCGCCCGAGCGAATATCTGCCCGGCCCCACCGTCGGCGACGACGATGCCTCGCTCGCAAAAGCCGCCGGCGATATCGGCACCACCATCTTCCATCCCGTCGGCACGGCGAAGATGGGCGCGGCGAATGATCCCATGGCCGTGGTCGACGAGCGCCTGCGCTTCTATGGCCTTAGTGGTCTTCGCATCGTCGATGCCTCGATCATGCCGACGATCACCTCGGGCAATACCAACACGCCGACCGCGATGATCGCCGAGAAGGGCGCGACGATGATCCTGGAGGATGCGAAGTAG